AAGCGTTAACGCGGCATGCGCATTTTTCAGTAGTCTGGCGTCTTTATCTGCCACATGTACGGACTTTTTACAACTGGCAGAAAACGACAATAAGATTGCCATGGCAGGGACGGTAAACCGCGCGTTTAACAGATAGTGTGTCATTGTTGTTGTGATTGGTTTAGTTTTATAAAGGAGGTCATTGAATAAAAATGCCTGTTTTGAAAACCCTGTTGTAATTGTTTCTTGTATTCCTTTCACTATGGTCAACGATCCAAACGAAATTCTGAATTTATCATTAACAAAAAAGAAAAAACACCGGTAACGTTATCGGGCTGTTAGCACATACAGCCGGGCTGTTGTTGGTATCGTTTGCCGGCAACGTTGCCGTTGTTTTATTCAACAAAAGGTCTTTTTCCATCTTGGTTAATTAATACTTTTGACGGCAACGATACCATATCATCTTATTTTAATTTATCTTTTACATGGAACTGAATATACAGCAGGATAAGCATGCCCTAGGAAGAGCAGCCGGAGCACAAACAGCGCAGCTCATCCGCAACGCCATTGAACAAACAGGAAAAGCAAATATCATCCTGGCTACCGGTACCAGCCAGTTTCAGACACTGGAACAACTCGTTAAAGAAGATATCGACTGGGGCAAAGTGGTTATGTTTCACCTCGATGAATACATCGGGATGCCTATTACCCACCCGGCCAGTTTCAGGAAATACCTTAAAGAACGTTTCCTGGATAAGGTAGCTCCTTTAAAAGCCGATCACCTCATCAACGGGGAGCATGACGCCGAGCAGGAGCGCCGGCATTTAAATGCACGCATCCGTCAATACCCCATCGATGTGGCCCTCGTGGGCATCGGGGAGAACGGGCACCTGGCTTTTAATGATCCTCCAGCGGATTTTAATACGGAAGAACCTTACCTCATTGTAAACCTGGATGAACAATGCCGCCTGCAGCAGATGGGCGAAGGCTGGTTTGCTGCCCTGGAAGAGGTGCCTGTACAGGCCATCAGCATGTCCGTAAAACAGATCATGAAATCGGCGCACATCATTTGTTCCGTGCCGGACAGTCGCAAGGCCCGGGCCATTAAGAACAGTGTGGAGCAGCCCGTGAGCCCGCTTTATCCGGCCAGCATCTTACAGGAACATCCTTCCTGCAGATTGTACCTCGATGATGCTTCCGCCGCTTTGTTAGCACCTGCATTAAAATAACAAACGATGCATCATTTTATCCGTTATATCCTGTTATGGCAGATTGCATTTCCGGTGTATTATCTTCCGGCGCAGGATAAAGCAATAGCCATCCCGGCAGACGGCCTGCCACTGGCACAGATCTTTGACGGCAGGGTGCCGGACCCTGCTGTATATCATCAGCACAATAATAAAGTGTATTTTATATGGGGCGCCAACAAACCTTCCGGGACGGGTGGCATTGTAACCAGCAAATATTTTCCATCCATCCGCAACCCGGACCGGAAGCGGGACATCGGATGGTATCAACAACATCACCCGGAATGGATCCTGTATAAAGCAGACCAGGCAACACCGGCCTATGGGTATATTTATGATTACGGAGGGCTGGTACCGCTGGATGTTTCCAATCCTGCGGTACGGGAATATTACCTGAACGAATTTATCTTGCCCGCCGTACAACAGGGTTACCGCGTGGTAGCAATGGACAACGTGGACCTGGGCAACTGGCCCGGCGCCGTTGGCCGGTTTACAAACGGCAAATGGGAACAACTGTATACCGGTAAGAAGAACGATACGACGTTCCAGAACAATATGATCCGCTGGATACAATTTCTTGCAGACCGGCTGCACCCGCTGGGAGTACGCGTTGCTGCCAATATCAAAGCCAGTAGCGCCGAACCCGAAACAGTGTTGCGCATGGTGCATGCAGCAGACATCTGGCTGGATGAGAACGGCTTTACCCATACCGGCAAGAATGTAACCGGTAAGGCCTGGGAACGGCAGCGTTCCTTTTTGGAGCAGATAGCAGCAACAAAGGGATACATCTCCATCAACCAATTAAACGGCACCCTGGATAAAGCGGATCCCGAACAACTGGAATGGGTGATCGCCAACTTCCTGTTGCTGCGCGGACCGCAGAGCCTGCTGGCACCGACAGGCTTTGAGAGGAAAGCCATTTACCAGGAGTTCCATTACCGGCCGGAACTGGACATAAACATTGGCATGCCAACCGGGAAGCCGCATAAAGTACAACATGTTTGGATACGGTCGTATCAGCGAGGAATGGTTTGTGTGAACCCTTCACCGCAGGATACTGCAACGCTTAGGCTTCCGGAAGGGAACTGGAAAACGACCAGCGGCATGGTAGCGCGCAGAACCCTGCAACTGGCGCCCGGTTCCGGCCATGTATTTATAAAAGACCAGGCAGCCAAATGATTTGCGGCTCCGACCAGATCCGGGTTTACCGAAACCTCTTACGACTAAATCACATTGATATGAAGCACAGGTTTGTTCTATTATTCTGTACAGCGATTTGTTTGTTTACATTAAACGCCGCAGCGCAGCAATCGCCTGCCGCCCAAAAAGCACAGCCTAAATGGGCAGACGGTTTCCCGGTGATCATGATCGGCAACTGGGATGTTAAACCGAGTTTCCGCCGCCGCGTAGGCGCAAATCCGGTATGGATGGATGAGGTGTATAAAAGGGAATCTACCGAAGCACAGGTAAAAAAATATAAAGAGATGGGCGCCACTATGGTGATGGCCTTCTTTTATAAAGGATTTGGATTGAACGCGGAGAAAGAAGAGATCGATGCCACGCGCAAGCTGGCCGCATTATGTAAAAAATACGGACTGAAGACCGGAGCCTATGTAGGTGCTACCCTGCCGTATGAAACCTTTCTTCCCGAAGTACCGGAAGCCAGGGACTGGATCGCACCACCCTACCAGGGGCAACCGGTCACCTATGGCAGCCAAACCTTCCGCAAGCTGGTATACTTTCAGCATGAGGGTTACAAAACCTATATCAAACGGGTTTTAAAAATAGCTATCGAAGACCTGAAAGTGGACCTGATCCATTTCGACAACTCATCCATACAGGCCATTGCGCCGGTATTTTATCATCCACTCGCGGCGGAGCAGTTCCGCGAATTTTTACGGAAGAAATATACCCCGGAGCAGCTCCGCCAACGCCTGGGCTTTAGCAATGTAGATTATGTAGAACCGCCTTCCTATACCAAAAGCATCAGCATCCTGCACGATCCGCTGGCGCAGGAATGGACCGACTTCCGTTGTCAGCGGCTGGCGGATTATTATGGTGAAATGGCCGAGTACATCCGCAGCCTGAACCCGGATGTGGCGGTGGAATGCAATCCGCACGGACTGGACGGCCGCAACTCCATGTGGAATGAAAGCGTTGATTTTCCCCGCCTGCTGGCGCATACCAATTATTTCTGGACAGAAGGCGAACATACCGAACTGGCAGCCGACGGCACCCTGCTCTCCAAGATCCGTACGTTTAAAATGGCGCGTACGCTGAACAACCGCGTATTTACCAATACCAGCGACAGCAAATTGAAAATGGCAGAAATACTGGCCTATAACCGCGACGGTATCGGTCTCATCGGCGGACTGGAAGAAATGGAGGGCGGCAAACACGAAACTTCTTTTGAATTATCACAGGATCAGAAAGATTATATACGCTTCTTCCGCGATCATTTTGAATACTACACCGGCACCACGAATATTGCGGATGTGGCCGTGCTGCACAGCTTCAATACGATGGCTTACAACAATGATCGTCCTTACCAGAGCACGTTTCTTTTTGAACAAAGTCTGATCCAGGGTAAAATCCCCTTTGATATTATTTTTGACGAACAGCTAAAAAACCTGGACCGGTACAAGGTATTGGTACTGGCCGACCAGGAAAGTCTTACCGACGAACAACAGGAACTGATCCGCGCCTTTGTACGCAACGGCGGTGGCCTTGTTGCCACAGAACATACTTCCTTATACAACAGCTGGCACCAGCGCAAAGCGCAATTCGGGCTCTATGATCTTTTTAAAGTGAACGCACCGG
The sequence above is a segment of the Niabella agricola genome. Coding sequences within it:
- a CDS encoding glucosamine-6-phosphate deaminase; translation: MELNIQQDKHALGRAAGAQTAQLIRNAIEQTGKANIILATGTSQFQTLEQLVKEDIDWGKVVMFHLDEYIGMPITHPASFRKYLKERFLDKVAPLKADHLINGEHDAEQERRHLNARIRQYPIDVALVGIGENGHLAFNDPPADFNTEEPYLIVNLDEQCRLQQMGEGWFAALEEVPVQAISMSVKQIMKSAHIICSVPDSRKARAIKNSVEQPVSPLYPASILQEHPSCRLYLDDASAALLAPALK
- a CDS encoding putative glycoside hydrolase encodes the protein MHHFIRYILLWQIAFPVYYLPAQDKAIAIPADGLPLAQIFDGRVPDPAVYHQHNNKVYFIWGANKPSGTGGIVTSKYFPSIRNPDRKRDIGWYQQHHPEWILYKADQATPAYGYIYDYGGLVPLDVSNPAVREYYLNEFILPAVQQGYRVVAMDNVDLGNWPGAVGRFTNGKWEQLYTGKKNDTTFQNNMIRWIQFLADRLHPLGVRVAANIKASSAEPETVLRMVHAADIWLDENGFTHTGKNVTGKAWERQRSFLEQIAATKGYISINQLNGTLDKADPEQLEWVIANFLLLRGPQSLLAPTGFERKAIYQEFHYRPELDINIGMPTGKPHKVQHVWIRSYQRGMVCVNPSPQDTATLRLPEGNWKTTSGMVARRTLQLAPGSGHVFIKDQAAK
- a CDS encoding beta-galactosidase, producing MKHRFVLLFCTAICLFTLNAAAQQSPAAQKAQPKWADGFPVIMIGNWDVKPSFRRRVGANPVWMDEVYKRESTEAQVKKYKEMGATMVMAFFYKGFGLNAEKEEIDATRKLAALCKKYGLKTGAYVGATLPYETFLPEVPEARDWIAPPYQGQPVTYGSQTFRKLVYFQHEGYKTYIKRVLKIAIEDLKVDLIHFDNSSIQAIAPVFYHPLAAEQFREFLRKKYTPEQLRQRLGFSNVDYVEPPSYTKSISILHDPLAQEWTDFRCQRLADYYGEMAEYIRSLNPDVAVECNPHGLDGRNSMWNESVDFPRLLAHTNYFWTEGEHTELAADGTLLSKIRTFKMARTLNNRVFTNTSDSKLKMAEILAYNRDGIGLIGGLEEMEGGKHETSFELSQDQKDYIRFFRDHFEYYTGTTNIADVAVLHSFNTMAYNNDRPYQSTFLFEQSLIQGKIPFDIIFDEQLKNLDRYKVLVLADQESLTDEQQELIRAFVRNGGGLVATEHTSLYNSWHQRKAQFGLYDLFKVNAPEWHNRSTPETILSITGQRNNIGKGRVAYLPEVIPSQPKPAMVAMSGKYFRLAKNHRQLIEAIRWASGDALSIEVEAPETVTMELVKQENRNRLLLHLVNFNYQNSGVENIKVASTIPGGKKIQQVRVLSPDGKTSNTPAFQQEKGRVHFTVPQLKLYNLVVIRYK